A stretch of Pseudomonas sp. FeN3W DNA encodes these proteins:
- the smpB gene encoding SsrA-binding protein SmpB: MSKESKIIAENRKTRHDYFIEETIEAGLKLEGWEVKSLRAGKAQLVDSYVVFKNGEAFLFGALIQPLLSASTHVETDPIRTRKLLLKAGQIIRLQEVVEQKGFTCVALNLHWSKHLVKCSIALAKGKKNHDKRDTIKAREADREIQRADKGLRK; this comes from the coding sequence ATGAGCAAAGAATCCAAGATCATTGCTGAAAATCGCAAGACCAGACACGACTATTTCATTGAAGAAACAATCGAGGCCGGACTCAAGCTTGAGGGATGGGAAGTAAAAAGTCTGCGCGCTGGCAAAGCTCAGCTTGTGGACAGCTATGTTGTGTTCAAAAATGGCGAAGCGTTTCTGTTTGGTGCCCTAATCCAGCCGCTGCTAAGCGCCAGCACGCATGTTGAGACTGACCCCATCCGCACACGCAAACTTTTGCTTAAAGCCGGTCAAATCATCAGGCTACAAGAGGTGGTAGAGCAGAAGGGCTTCACCTGTGTTGCGCTCAACCTGCACTGGAGCAAGCATCTTGTGAAGTGCTCGATTGCCCTGGCCAAAGGCAAGAAAAATCATGACAAGCGCGACACGATCAAAGCTCGTGAAGCTGATCGTGAAATCCAGCGCGCTGACAAAGGCCTGAGAAAATAG
- a CDS encoding adenylate-forming enzyme has product MNKLDVLRHFLTYRYRSFASRERLLEWQSVQVSRHLQWVGKHSPFYKGMQDKPLDQWPLMNKAVMMSNFDALNTVGIRKDDAFDFALTSEQSRSFSKTLNGVAVGLSSGTSGTRGIFLASSAERALWAGAILAKLVPDMLFKSHRVALFLRAGNPLYNSVGSRRLAFGYFDLATPVEDQLGELNDLKPDIIIAPGHVLSILASLSDSISFRPRRIIACAEVLYDDTRMAIRGAFGVEVEQIYQCTEGFLACHQAGSLRFNEDMVHIEPLWLNDEKTRFQPIVTDFRRTSQPIIRYQLDDVIQVKPFDDHPFRPIASIDGRCDDVLDGTGVSDGLPKKIFPDFLVRSILFQTHVKDFRLVQISPLVLRIEADSDDYIDIKNALMSFYSCRGYVIPRFDHAPYYKDALAKLRRVVKVVK; this is encoded by the coding sequence TTGAACAAGCTTGACGTACTACGCCATTTTCTCACCTATCGCTATAGATCATTCGCCAGCCGTGAGCGTCTGCTTGAATGGCAGTCTGTACAGGTGAGCAGACATCTCCAGTGGGTTGGTAAGCACAGCCCTTTTTATAAGGGCATGCAGGACAAGCCCCTGGATCAGTGGCCGTTGATGAACAAGGCGGTCATGATGAGCAACTTCGATGCTCTGAATACGGTTGGGATTCGCAAGGATGATGCCTTTGACTTCGCGCTTACATCTGAGCAGTCGCGTTCCTTTTCCAAGACGCTCAACGGGGTTGCGGTTGGATTGTCTAGCGGCACATCTGGAACACGTGGAATCTTCCTGGCAAGCTCTGCTGAGCGAGCTTTATGGGCTGGTGCGATCCTGGCAAAGCTTGTCCCTGATATGTTGTTCAAGTCACATCGCGTCGCCTTGTTCCTGAGGGCAGGAAACCCGCTTTATAACAGCGTTGGATCAAGACGGCTTGCGTTTGGCTACTTTGACCTGGCGACACCTGTTGAAGATCAGCTTGGCGAGCTCAACGACCTGAAGCCGGATATCATAATCGCGCCTGGCCATGTCCTGTCTATCCTTGCGTCTCTATCTGACTCGATCAGCTTTAGGCCGAGGCGCATCATTGCATGTGCCGAAGTGCTTTACGATGATACGCGCATGGCCATCAGGGGCGCATTCGGCGTTGAGGTAGAGCAGATCTATCAATGCACAGAGGGCTTTTTGGCCTGCCATCAAGCAGGCTCCTTAAGATTCAATGAAGACATGGTGCACATCGAGCCGCTTTGGCTCAATGATGAGAAAACACGCTTTCAGCCAATCGTTACCGACTTTCGACGCACCTCGCAGCCGATCATCCGCTACCAACTCGACGATGTCATTCAGGTCAAGCCATTTGACGATCACCCCTTTCGGCCCATTGCATCGATTGATGGGCGTTGTGATGACGTGCTGGATGGAACTGGGGTTTCGGACGGACTTCCAAAGAAGATATTCCCTGATTTTTTGGTAAGAAGTATATTATTTCAAACGCACGTTAAAGATTTTAGGCTAGTGCAGATTTCTCCATTAGTATTGAGAATAGAAGCGGACAGCGATGACTATATAGATATCAAAAATGCGTTAATGAGCTTCTATTCATGTAGAGGGTATGTGATTCCGAGATTCGATCATGCCCCCTATTACAAAGACGCTTTAGCCAAGCTTCGGCGGGTTGTTAAAGTAGTTAAATAA
- a CDS encoding MBL fold metallo-hydrolase, with amino-acid sequence MQRHDMSVKRFKIYDTGYCTHPGCMVERGLGFDSKKFPALAILLELEDGRKILFDTGYSDHFLDATKKLPEKLYALATPASPSALVLKLAADGISPEEISTIILSHFHADHISGVKDFPRASLLCDREGYEKLKETPRFRQVMKGFLSNLLPVDFEQRILWVERYPLALSMILGVKLEHELYACSVPELGGYLVSLPGHAAGHIGLLFRCLENWVFLCADAFWTEGNLADHLPNRLTHLIMDDAQSYQQTLSSLSGIQRSLGASILLICSHESSVATRFPDIEQA; translated from the coding sequence ATGCAGCGTCATGATATGTCAGTAAAAAGGTTTAAAATTTACGACACCGGCTACTGCACTCATCCCGGTTGCATGGTTGAGCGCGGGCTTGGTTTTGATAGCAAAAAATTTCCAGCTTTGGCCATACTCCTTGAGCTTGAGGATGGCCGAAAGATTCTTTTCGATACAGGCTATTCAGACCATTTTCTGGACGCTACCAAAAAACTTCCTGAAAAGCTTTATGCCCTCGCTACGCCCGCCAGCCCAAGTGCGCTAGTGCTGAAGCTGGCCGCTGATGGAATTTCTCCCGAGGAGATTTCGACAATAATCCTCTCTCATTTTCATGCCGATCATATTTCTGGCGTGAAGGATTTTCCTCGTGCGAGCCTTCTTTGTGATCGCGAGGGCTATGAAAAGCTAAAAGAAACGCCCAGATTTCGGCAGGTAATGAAAGGCTTCTTGAGTAACCTGCTTCCCGTCGACTTCGAGCAGCGCATCCTATGGGTTGAGCGTTACCCTCTGGCGCTGTCAATGATACTTGGCGTGAAGCTCGAACATGAGCTGTACGCCTGTTCTGTTCCAGAGCTTGGTGGCTACCTGGTTTCTCTGCCGGGTCACGCTGCGGGGCACATTGGCTTGCTATTCAGGTGCTTGGAAAACTGGGTATTTCTATGCGCTGATGCGTTCTGGACAGAGGGAAACCTTGCCGATCACCTTCCCAACAGGCTGACGCACCTGATCATGGACGACGCTCAGTCCTATCAGCAAACACTGTCTTCACTTTCAGGCATTCAGCGATCCCTTGGCGCTAGTATCTTGCTGATTTGCTCCCACGAATCTTCCGTTGCAACAAGGTTTCCCGACATTGAACAAGCTTGA
- a CDS encoding NAD(P)-dependent oxidoreductase, whose amino-acid sequence MKLITGGTGFLGRHLLESLNGPCIFTGRNDAIGRDIEISTGHRFYRIDHARDDLKVLPRVSQVVHAAALSAPFGSSLEFYESNVVATRRLLDFAISAGAERFVYISTPSLYFDFQHHRNIPEEYLARNRVNMYAETKYQAELEVLQASKEIEVVILRPRGIFGKYDTAIFPRLLKLSESGGIPLTNDGDAWIDITHVSNVVQAVDKALSSPIGIEKVFNITNGEPMQVKALLAMLSDATGTAIKTRNVKPWLLGSVAATLDILGHLTGIEPPVTRYTASLLQYDQTLDISRAKRCLGYAPTVTIQQGLADYASNAAS is encoded by the coding sequence ATGAAACTGATAACAGGTGGTACTGGCTTTCTTGGTCGTCATTTGCTTGAGAGCCTCAATGGGCCATGCATTTTCACAGGGCGTAACGATGCAATAGGTCGGGATATTGAGATCAGTACTGGGCATCGTTTTTATCGTATAGACCACGCGCGCGATGATTTAAAGGTTTTGCCTCGGGTTTCGCAGGTCGTTCATGCCGCCGCCCTCTCCGCCCCGTTTGGCAGTAGCTTGGAATTTTATGAGTCCAACGTCGTAGCAACGCGAAGGTTGCTTGATTTTGCAATATCTGCTGGCGCAGAACGATTTGTGTACATCTCGACACCCAGTCTCTATTTTGACTTTCAGCACCACAGGAACATCCCGGAAGAGTATCTCGCCAGGAATCGAGTCAACATGTACGCCGAGACAAAATATCAGGCAGAGCTTGAGGTTCTCCAGGCGTCAAAGGAAATCGAGGTTGTCATCCTGCGCCCGAGGGGTATTTTCGGAAAATACGATACCGCCATATTTCCCAGGCTGTTAAAGCTTTCAGAGTCAGGGGGAATCCCGCTCACCAATGACGGTGATGCCTGGATTGACATTACCCATGTGAGCAACGTGGTGCAGGCTGTCGACAAAGCGCTGTCCAGCCCGATTGGGATTGAAAAGGTATTCAATATCACCAACGGTGAGCCCATGCAGGTAAAAGCGCTCCTGGCGATGCTGAGCGATGCCACAGGCACCGCCATCAAGACCCGGAACGTCAAACCTTGGCTATTGGGAAGCGTTGCGGCCACACTGGATATCCTTGGTCACCTGACGGGCATAGAGCCGCCCGTGACGCGCTACACGGCCTCATTGCTCCAGTATGACCAGACGCTGGACATCAGTCGTGCCAAGCGATGCCTTGGCTATGCTCCAACGGTTACGATTCAACAGGGGCTTGCTGATTATGCCTCCAATGCAGCGTCATGA
- a CDS encoding 3-oxoacyl-[acyl-carrier-protein] synthase III C-terminal domain-containing protein: MNVVSSAIYLPSQAVASRYLDARMNREVGSVERDFKIKTRYYADSTETADIMGFRALESALDKAGLSIEGIDCLIAACGTSAQELPYNAASIYRHFESNRRIHTFDVNMTCLSFVQALELSSLYLAAGKYKRVAIVCSERASVGLDPDSYETSSIFGDGASAFIFGGKPGDGSFEPISFRFETVHEAFDACVIPSGGTSLPPSQIGKSFTLEQHIKQSYFRMDGKKLYRYVFKDLKPYVTRHLGDHGLSMDEIDLVIPHQASAHGLAHVQKVLGIEDDKFFNIFEHFGNQVSVSIPLSLHLALERGLLPKGSKALLLGTSAGMSFGTALLQF; encoded by the coding sequence ATGAACGTTGTGTCCAGCGCTATTTATCTCCCATCGCAAGCGGTGGCTTCGCGCTACCTTGATGCTCGCATGAATAGAGAAGTCGGTTCCGTGGAGCGTGATTTTAAGATCAAGACCCGGTATTACGCTGATTCTACTGAGACGGCTGATATCATGGGCTTCAGGGCATTGGAGAGTGCGCTGGACAAGGCAGGGCTGTCCATCGAGGGAATCGACTGCCTTATTGCTGCCTGTGGAACATCGGCCCAAGAGCTTCCTTACAACGCGGCCAGCATTTACCGACACTTTGAATCAAATCGAAGAATTCACACGTTCGACGTAAACATGACGTGCCTGTCTTTTGTGCAGGCCCTTGAGCTTTCAAGCTTGTATTTGGCCGCTGGAAAATACAAGCGTGTTGCAATTGTCTGCTCAGAGCGCGCCTCCGTGGGGCTCGATCCTGATAGCTATGAAACGAGCTCAATTTTCGGCGACGGTGCTTCGGCCTTCATCTTCGGTGGTAAACCTGGCGATGGGTCATTTGAGCCCATCTCCTTCCGCTTTGAGACGGTGCACGAAGCCTTCGACGCGTGCGTGATTCCTTCTGGAGGAACCTCCCTCCCGCCTAGCCAAATTGGCAAATCCTTTACCCTTGAGCAGCATATCAAACAGTCATATTTTCGCATGGACGGAAAGAAGCTCTACCGCTATGTATTCAAGGATCTCAAGCCCTACGTTACAAGGCATCTTGGAGATCACGGCCTGAGTATGGATGAAATCGACCTGGTAATACCACACCAGGCCAGTGCACATGGGCTTGCACATGTGCAAAAGGTGCTAGGTATTGAAGATGATAAATTCTTCAACATTTTTGAGCATTTTGGCAATCAGGTCTCGGTATCCATTCCGCTGTCACTGCATTTGGCGCTGGAGCGGGGGCTGTTACCAAAGGGGTCTAAAGCCCTTCTTCTTGGCACATCAGCCGGCATGTCATTCGGCACAGCCCTCCTCCAATTCTAA
- a CDS encoding SIMPL domain-containing protein (The SIMPL domain is named for its presence in mouse protein SIMPL (signalling molecule that associates with mouse pelle-like kinase). Bacterial member BP26, from Brucella, was shown to assemble into a channel-like structure, while YggE from E. coli has been associated with resistance to oxidative stress.) yields the protein MLKEPFAILLVSALMAVSTISCASEPDENFTYIDLNASVKTQVPNDLMRVQLYIESTGDNPKSIGIKNTKSLNSAVESLKSQGFVITIGNRVMSPHYKRISTSDGTSNQPDGWTERLEFSASSSDFGSLSLAIAKLDGDIKMQGLSFSVSPSLLASEEEELTAKAIESFNKKALMIAKGMGAQQYSVVSLNVPEAGTQYPVRPMMRMAAMTASEEVGMATEGGKTTLVQSITGKISINKNTYPSIE from the coding sequence ATGCTTAAAGAACCATTTGCCATTTTGCTGGTCAGCGCGCTCATGGCCGTTTCGACTATTAGCTGTGCCTCAGAGCCTGATGAAAACTTCACCTATATAGACCTCAATGCGTCTGTCAAAACGCAAGTCCCAAATGATCTGATGCGCGTGCAGCTGTACATAGAGAGTACTGGTGACAACCCAAAATCCATAGGGATAAAAAATACAAAATCCCTGAATAGCGCTGTTGAATCGTTAAAATCCCAGGGGTTCGTCATCACGATTGGAAATCGAGTCATGAGCCCGCATTACAAGCGCATCAGCACAAGCGATGGCACCTCTAATCAGCCTGATGGCTGGACTGAGCGCTTGGAATTTTCAGCCAGTAGCTCAGATTTTGGCTCGCTCAGCCTAGCCATTGCCAAACTCGATGGCGATATCAAAATGCAAGGGTTGAGCTTCTCTGTCTCGCCTTCTTTGTTGGCTAGTGAAGAAGAAGAGTTAACGGCCAAAGCGATTGAGAGCTTTAACAAAAAGGCCCTAATGATCGCAAAAGGAATGGGGGCTCAGCAGTACTCAGTTGTCAGCCTTAATGTGCCTGAAGCTGGAACCCAATACCCTGTCAGACCCATGATGAGAATGGCTGCAATGACCGCTAGCGAGGAAGTCGGAATGGCAACTGAAGGTGGCAAGACCACCTTGGTTCAATCAATTACAGGCAAGATTTCAATAAATAAAAATACGTACCCTTCTATTGAATAG